A genomic stretch from Argonema galeatum A003/A1 includes:
- a CDS encoding CheR family methyltransferase, protein MNEALIQRFIELISTNTGLHVREQDRESLAKTILARLKLLRLSSPEDYYQLLEPHTEQNESFGETPSKREWRELTRLLTTGESYFFRDKGQFALLKNRILPQLIESKNKEINIKGGDKKTLRLWSAGCSTGEEPYSLAILLYELLPDLDNWNILILGTDLNQKAIEKAKHGIYSPWSFRLVEPHLQMQYFARRQTEWKVDENIRKMVRFSYGNLVKDNFPNLSSDIHNMDIIVCRNVFVYFKFKAISIVMKKFYNTLAPGGCLITGHTELYGQDIGRFQVKVLPESVLYERSKNSQFEPSKSVRYDVNLRESVQRTSNPSNTDPQLAKSAKTIAINIPNFAKQLTRVETEALFDKTRKNDVLIRAEKLFARKAYADAIKQAEQVILLHPHNFGAYYLLAQAYANLGEHNKATYYCSLALEIDSLSVLPCYLLAHIAEEKGDIEKAKFYLKRIIYLAPSSISAYLELGFLYKREGNGTRAGKMLAVAVELLKDLAPSATIEQQGEVTAGELLIYVDQMLKDP, encoded by the coding sequence ATGAATGAGGCTTTAATACAGCGTTTTATCGAGCTGATTTCAACTAACACAGGTTTGCACGTCAGGGAGCAGGATAGGGAAAGTTTAGCTAAAACAATTTTAGCGCGGCTCAAATTACTTAGATTATCAAGTCCAGAGGATTATTATCAACTTTTGGAGCCTCATACCGAACAGAACGAATCTTTTGGGGAGACGCCGAGCAAACGGGAATGGAGAGAACTGACACGCCTGTTAACGACTGGGGAAAGTTATTTTTTTCGCGATAAAGGTCAGTTTGCGCTCCTGAAAAATAGGATTCTGCCGCAATTAATAGAATCAAAAAACAAAGAAATAAACATCAAAGGAGGCGATAAGAAAACCCTGCGTCTTTGGAGTGCAGGATGCTCAACGGGTGAAGAACCTTATTCTTTGGCTATTCTTCTCTACGAGTTGCTGCCCGATTTGGATAATTGGAATATATTAATTTTAGGAACAGATCTAAATCAAAAAGCAATTGAAAAAGCAAAACATGGAATTTACAGTCCTTGGTCATTTCGCTTAGTAGAGCCTCATTTACAAATGCAGTATTTCGCTCGGCGTCAAACGGAATGGAAAGTTGATGAAAATATTCGCAAGATGGTAAGGTTTAGTTATGGAAATTTAGTCAAAGATAACTTTCCTAACCTCAGTTCCGACATCCACAATATGGATATTATTGTCTGTCGTAACGTTTTTGTATATTTTAAATTCAAAGCTATTTCAATTGTCATGAAAAAATTTTACAACACCCTTGCACCGGGGGGCTGCCTAATTACGGGACATACGGAACTTTACGGTCAAGATATTGGTCGCTTCCAGGTGAAAGTTTTGCCGGAATCAGTGCTATACGAACGCAGCAAAAATTCGCAGTTTGAACCCTCTAAATCTGTCCGATACGATGTTAACCTTCGCGAATCTGTTCAAAGAACCTCTAATCCCAGTAATACAGATCCCCAATTAGCAAAATCAGCCAAAACGATTGCTATCAATATCCCCAATTTTGCCAAGCAATTAACACGGGTGGAAACAGAAGCGCTTTTTGATAAAACAAGGAAAAATGACGTCCTGATTCGGGCAGAAAAACTCTTCGCTAGGAAAGCTTATGCTGATGCGATTAAACAAGCAGAACAAGTGATTTTGTTGCATCCCCATAATTTTGGTGCTTACTACTTACTAGCTCAAGCCTATGCGAATTTAGGGGAGCATAACAAAGCAACTTATTACTGCTCTCTAGCACTTGAAATAGATTCTCTGTCCGTCTTACCTTGTTACCTTTTGGCACATATTGCTGAAGAAAAGGGAGATATTGAAAAAGCAAAATTTTATTTAAAAAGGATTATTTATCTGGCACCATCGTCTATTTCTGCTTATCTTGAACTCGGTTTTCTTTACAAGAGAGAAGGGAATGGTACGAGGGCTGGAAAAATGCTGGCTGTGGCTGTGGAACTGCTAAAAGATTTAGCACCATCGGCTACTATCGAGCAACAGGGTGAGGTAACGGCTGGTGAATTGCTTATTTATGTCGATCAAATGTTAAAAGATCCATGA
- a CDS encoding chemotaxis protein CheW — translation MLTIAPEFYLIFSVNSSLYGVEAQSVQEIFSLPELTPIAEAPREIIGVVNLRGDILPVMDLNLRFGYNQLEYCLTDSVIVVEWQKLRVGMIVNQVNEVYNISPEDMTKELFYDREVPDRSRSFVCDMAKVAADIVMLLNIENLLSYSKSVEPLDGDKNKYNLALETVKYTKERIFCPQATPEDRAIFRERSQNLMRSSEKEDLTGLIPLAVIGLSGEYFGLDLKLVREFTDIRKVTPVPCCPPHIVGNMNLRGEIVTLVDVRRLLNMPMLGAETTAKVMVVWVDDLVAGIKVDEVFDVMYLHPAQISPVPAAVHSINDEYLQGTAPYGGKMMSLLDLQKMFNKGDMIVNEDI, via the coding sequence ATGTTAACAATTGCTCCTGAATTTTATCTAATCTTTAGCGTTAATAGTTCGCTATACGGTGTGGAAGCCCAGTCTGTCCAAGAGATTTTTTCTTTACCGGAATTGACACCGATCGCTGAAGCACCCCGCGAGATTATTGGTGTTGTTAATCTGCGGGGAGATATCCTACCAGTCATGGATCTCAATCTCCGTTTTGGGTATAACCAGCTGGAGTATTGTCTGACCGATAGTGTAATTGTCGTGGAGTGGCAAAAACTGCGGGTTGGCATGATTGTCAATCAAGTCAATGAGGTTTATAACATTTCACCAGAGGACATGACAAAGGAACTTTTTTACGATCGAGAGGTTCCCGATCGGTCCCGCTCTTTTGTCTGCGATATGGCCAAAGTTGCAGCAGATATAGTGATGCTGCTAAACATTGAAAATTTGCTTTCCTACTCAAAGTCGGTTGAACCTTTAGACGGAGATAAAAATAAATATAATTTAGCATTAGAGACAGTTAAATACACAAAAGAGCGCATATTCTGTCCGCAGGCTACACCGGAAGATCGAGCTATTTTCCGAGAGCGATCGCAAAACTTGATGCGTTCAAGTGAAAAGGAAGACTTAACAGGATTAATACCGCTGGCTGTAATTGGTTTGAGTGGAGAATACTTTGGGCTTGATTTAAAGCTTGTCCGTGAATTTACCGATATCCGCAAAGTTACACCCGTTCCCTGCTGTCCGCCGCATATCGTCGGTAACATGAATTTGCGGGGTGAAATTGTAACTTTAGTTGATGTACGCAGGCTGTTGAATATGCCAATGTTGGGTGCAGAAACTACTGCTAAAGTGATGGTTGTTTGGGTCGATGATTTGGTTGCAGGAATCAAAGTTGATGAAGTGTTTGATGTCATGTACTTGCACCCAGCGCAGATTTCGCCTGTTCCGGCGGCTGTTCATTCTATCAATGATGAATACCTGCAAGGCACCGCTCCCTACGGAGGAAAAATGATGAGCCTTTTGGATTTGCAAAAAATGTTTAACAAGGGAGATATGATTGTAAATGAAGATATCTAG
- a CDS encoding methyl-accepting chemotaxis protein: MFKKLKLRNQMLLGYSVPMLLLFGLAVPIFTSANKVAEAFKKTNISTNVIEKTDQMGFYFGKMIGDIRGHLIIQDEAFLKDYEEDSKKFMEIAQNTATIIENAEQKQRLKEMVELKQRHDVFVKKISFFLKQKNKPQAIKLFSSKEGEDLVNNFDDLNQKFNDKEHEILSSATVKAEENINFLSQFVVFSVVLGIAFALIAAFFISSGIANRIYEAIAAIASSATEIAATVDQQERTAAQQASAVNQTTTTMDELNASSQGSSQQAEVAAAGAHLILTLVNGRYDQHSIVMEEKTLKQKILTIATEISRLSEQTHQIGKISNIVSELANQTNMLALNAAVEAVRAGEYGKGFAVVASEIRKLADRSKESAERINSIVFDIQTATNSTVMATQEGQATLEKIVSAIDDVVLSSQQISLNAKQQAVAVQQVVEAMNSLKQGASQTASGISQTKVSTQKLNEAAMNLKSVV, from the coding sequence ATGTTTAAAAAATTGAAGCTTAGAAACCAGATGTTACTTGGATATTCAGTACCTATGCTATTATTATTTGGCCTAGCCGTACCTATTTTTACGAGTGCAAATAAGGTTGCCGAGGCATTTAAAAAAACAAATATTTCAACGAATGTTATCGAAAAAACAGACCAGATGGGATTTTATTTTGGCAAGATGATAGGGGATATCCGTGGTCATTTAATTATTCAGGATGAAGCTTTTTTAAAAGACTACGAGGAAGATTCAAAAAAATTTATGGAAATTGCACAAAACACAGCTACCATAATTGAAAATGCGGAGCAAAAGCAGCGATTAAAGGAGATGGTAGAGTTAAAGCAGCGACATGACGTATTTGTGAAGAAGATATCGTTTTTTTTAAAACAAAAAAACAAACCACAAGCAATAAAATTGTTTAGCAGCAAAGAAGGAGAGGATCTGGTTAATAATTTCGATGATTTAAATCAAAAATTTAACGATAAAGAACATGAAATTCTTAGCAGCGCGACTGTAAAAGCAGAAGAAAATATCAACTTTCTGAGCCAATTTGTTGTGTTTAGTGTAGTGTTAGGCATTGCTTTTGCCTTGATTGCTGCCTTTTTCATCTCGTCAGGTATTGCTAACAGAATATATGAGGCGATCGCAGCGATCGCCTCTTCCGCAACCGAAATCGCCGCGACAGTTGACCAGCAAGAACGCACGGCGGCACAGCAGGCAAGTGCCGTCAATCAAACCACCACCACTATGGATGAGTTAAATGCCTCCTCCCAAGGGTCGTCACAGCAGGCGGAAGTCGCAGCAGCGGGGGCACACCTGATACTAACTCTTGTGAATGGAAGGTACGACCAGCATTCGATCGTCATGGAAGAAAAGACCCTCAAACAGAAGATCCTGACGATCGCTACTGAAATTTCTCGCTTAAGCGAACAGACGCATCAAATCGGCAAAATATCAAATATAGTCAGCGAACTAGCCAACCAGACGAATATGCTGGCGCTCAACGCCGCAGTCGAGGCGGTTCGCGCTGGAGAATATGGCAAAGGTTTTGCTGTTGTGGCTAGCGAGATTCGCAAACTGGCCGATCGAAGCAAAGAATCGGCAGAGCGAATCAATTCTATCGTCTTCGATATCCAAACAGCGACCAATTCCACCGTTATGGCAACCCAGGAGGGCCAAGCAACTTTGGAGAAGATTGTCAGTGCGATCGACGACGTAGTTCTTAGCAGTCAACAAATTTCCCTCAATGCCAAGCAGCAAGCTGTTGCCGTTCAACAAGTGGTTGAGGCGATGAATAGCCTTAAGCAAGGGGCGTCCCAGACTGCCAGTGGCATCAGCCAAACCAAAGTTAGTACCCAAAAACTCAATGAAGCTGCTATGAACCTCAAGTCTGTTGTGTAA
- a CDS encoding methyl-accepting chemotaxis protein, producing MLLGYSVPILLFIGLVGIVYSNANKLASVFRQVEITQENVETSNTLTLTHSRMVIDLRGYLLTQNPLFSKEYEEELNSFNDTIDRAETTIKNAQQKQRLKEMILFKTEYDRYAQNLINLVKQGKTAQALSIFRTGQGQKFVDKLRNLSAEFNTAEKGILNAATAEAKTLLNSLIAAVGVGALLCLAFSLLAAYWISSGITNTIDRAASAIATSSNEIAATVEEQERNASQQAASVNQTTTTMDELGASSQQAAGQAQAVAAAAQQVLVLTASGTEAVEDSLEGMSVLRQKVGAIALEISRLSDQTNQIRNISSLVSDLANQTNMLALNAAVEAVRAGEHGKGFGVVASEIRKLADQSKKSAEKINTLVADIQKAINSTVRVTDEGTKTVEESVKIAQKTAEAFTGVTEAINNVVLSSQQISLSAKQQAIAIQQVVDAMNLLNHAAAQTASGISQTRIGTQKLNDAAHSLKKEV from the coding sequence ATGTTACTGGGATATTCAGTCCCTATTCTTTTATTCATAGGTCTAGTTGGAATAGTATACTCCAACGCTAATAAACTGGCGAGCGTATTTAGGCAAGTAGAAATTACTCAAGAAAATGTTGAAACATCCAATACACTGACCCTTACTCACAGTAGAATGGTGATCGATTTGCGAGGTTATTTATTGACGCAAAACCCTCTATTTTCAAAAGAATATGAAGAAGAATTAAATTCCTTCAATGATACTATTGACCGTGCAGAAACTACGATTAAAAATGCACAACAGAAACAGCGACTAAAAGAAATGATTCTCTTTAAAACAGAATACGATCGCTACGCACAAAACCTAATCAACTTAGTGAAGCAAGGCAAGACAGCCCAAGCGCTATCCATATTCCGAACAGGACAAGGGCAAAAATTTGTCGACAAGTTGAGAAACCTAAGTGCGGAATTCAATACAGCCGAAAAGGGGATTCTTAATGCGGCAACCGCTGAAGCGAAAACTTTGCTCAACAGTCTGATCGCTGCAGTGGGAGTGGGGGCCTTGTTATGTTTAGCGTTTTCCTTACTCGCAGCTTATTGGATCTCTTCAGGTATTACTAATACGATCGACCGGGCGGCTAGTGCGATCGCCACTTCCTCAAACGAAATAGCCGCGACAGTAGAAGAACAGGAACGCAACGCCTCCCAGCAAGCCGCCTCTGTCAATCAAACCACCACTACAATGGATGAGCTGGGGGCCTCATCCCAGCAAGCCGCAGGGCAAGCCCAAGCCGTCGCCGCCGCAGCCCAGCAGGTATTAGTCCTCACCGCTTCTGGAACCGAAGCAGTCGAAGACTCTCTGGAGGGGATGTCGGTGCTGAGGCAGAAAGTAGGTGCGATCGCCCTGGAAATTTCCCGCTTGAGCGACCAAACCAATCAAATCCGCAACATCTCCAGCTTGGTAAGCGACCTCGCCAACCAAACCAATATGCTAGCCCTAAATGCCGCAGTAGAAGCAGTGCGAGCTGGCGAACACGGCAAAGGCTTTGGCGTCGTCGCCAGCGAAATTCGCAAACTCGCAGACCAAAGCAAGAAATCCGCCGAAAAAATTAACACCCTCGTCGCCGATATCCAGAAAGCCATCAATTCCACCGTCAGGGTTACAGATGAGGGCACCAAAACAGTAGAAGAAAGTGTCAAAATTGCCCAAAAAACAGCAGAAGCCTTCACAGGCGTGACCGAAGCAATTAACAACGTTGTATTGAGCAGCCAACAAATTTCTTTGAGTGCTAAACAGCAAGCTATTGCTATTCAGCAAGTCGTTGATGCGATGAATTTACTCAACCATGCAGCTGCCCAAACAGCAAGCGGCATCAGCCAAACCAGAATCGGCACTCAAAAACTCAACGATGCCGCTCACAGTCTCAAAAAAGAGGTGTAG